A window of the Musa acuminata AAA Group cultivar baxijiao unplaced genomic scaffold, Cavendish_Baxijiao_AAA HiC_scaffold_1072, whole genome shotgun sequence genome harbors these coding sequences:
- the LOC135666098 gene encoding uncharacterized protein LOC135666098 isoform X1, which translates to MLCLKAEALGDEMYSSSGAMPPVNLGRSIRRLMHKVGRGGGKSPHRSDPSASSSGMEAEKSSCGGREERRRKVCCYRSQLEQEVQILQKQLQEEINLHEALANALAKNAAPLLNSTDNIPDEIQELLHSIATLEITVSNLEEELVTLHLQICNERAERHVTEAHLGSPPLTPGPPSPSSDCKPEHIFSSSISKSQLTQTPISMQKYVLSGCEDSQSITDIRSMERCPEAEILRSRNASDEGTEMGASVQLSVEVELKNNFPIEDISNNPNKLSEEMVRCMRNIFLCLSGSSDIPPEMSSSEGFQSSPVEHLSSSSFMSFSDSSTMTSLFQSPEGIYQTDEVDKQMSSFDPYGVSYKMNWGNVGSYILAAEVSWMSVGKAQLQYAAESLKRYRFFVEQLTEVNPACMSLDQKLAFWINVYNALMMHAYLAFGVPRSDIKLFSQMQKASYTIGGQSFSAAEIEFVILKMKPPMHRPQLAQSLALHKFKISKEHREYSVDSAEPLVVFALSCGMYSSPAVRIFTADNVQDELQNSMKDYIRASIGLSDKGKLLVPEMLHSFAKGVVEDSLLVDWICRYLSSDQITIVHYSKPQWKQRLLGVRSFSIIPFDSRFRYLFLPDKTS; encoded by the exons ATGCTGTGCCTCAAGGCAGAGGCTTTGGGTGACGAGATGTACTCTTCCAGTGGCGCTATGCCGCCCGTGAATCT TGGGAGGTCGATCCGGAGACTGATGCATAAGGTTGGGAGGGGTGGTGGGAAGAGCCCGCACCGCTCGGATCCATCCGCGTCCTCGTCCGGCATGGAG GCTGAGAAGAGCAGTTGTGGCGGAAGAGAAGAGAGGCGTCGGAAGGTGTGTTGTTACAGATCGCAGCTCGAACAAGAA GTTCAGATATTACAAAAGCAGCTACAAGAGGAGATCAATCTCCATGAGGCTTTGGCAAATGCTTTGGCCAAAAATGCTGCCCCTTTGTTGAACTCTACTGATAACATTCCAGATGAG ATTCAGGAACTTCTACACAGCATAGCCACACTGGAGATCACTGTTTCAAATCTAGAAGAGGAGTTGGTTACCTTGCATCTTCAGATTTGCAATGAAAGGGCTGAGAGACACGTCACTGAAGCTCATCTAGGATCCCCACCACTGACACCAGGGCCACCATCTCCATCTTCTGACTGTAAGCCAGAG CATATATTTTCCTCGAGCATTTCAAAGTCTCAATTAACTCAGACACCTATCTCAATGCAAAAATATGTATTATCTGGTTGTGAAGATTCACAGTCCATTACAGACATAAGATCGATGGAGAGATGTCCAGAGGCAGAG ATACTAAGATCACGCAATGCTAGTGATGAAGGGACAGAAATGGGTGCTTCTGTTCAACTATCTGTTGAAGTTGAATTGAAGAATAATTTTCCTATAGAAGACATATCGAACAACCCAAACAAGCTTTCAGAAGAAATGGTTCGATGCATGAGAAATATCTTTCTTTGTCTATCTGGATCATCAGACATCCCTCCAGAAATGTCTTCTTCAGAGGGCTTTCAGTCTTCCCCAGTCGAGCACCTATCTTCATCTTCTTTCATGTCTTTCTCAGACTCATCCACAATGACCTCACTATTTCAAAGTCCAGAAGGGATTTACCAAACGGATGAGGTAGATAAACAAATGTCTTCCTTTGATCCATATGGAGTTAGTTACAAAATGAACTGGGGGAATGTAGGAAGCTATATTTTGGCAGCTGAAGTCTCTTGGATGTCAGTTGGAAAAGCACAATTGCAATATGCTGCTGAGTCTCTGAAAAGATACAG GTTTTTTGTGGAGCAGTTGACAGAGGTGAATCCAGCTTGTATGAGTCTCGATCAGAAGCTTGCCTTTTGGATCAATGTTTATAATGCCTTAATGATGCAT GCCTATTTGGCATTTGGAGTTCCTAGAAGTGACATCAAGTTATTTTCTCAAATGCAAAAG GCATCTTACACTATAGGTGGTCAGTCATTTAGTGCAGCTGAGATTGAATTTGTCATTCTGAAGATGAAACCACCAATGCATCGTCCACAATTA GCTCAATCTCTGGCACTTCACAAATTTAAGATTTCTAAGGAGCACCGAGAGTACTCGGTTGACAGCGCTGAGCCCCTGGTAGTATTTGCCCTTAGTTGCGGAATGTATTCTTCACCTGCA GTGAGAATCTTCACTGCTGATAATGTTCAAGATGAGCTACAAAACTCCATGAAGGACTACATACGAGCATCGATAGGTTTAAGCGATAAGGGGAAGCTGTTAGTTCCAGAAATGCTGCATTCGTTTGCCAAGGGTGTTGTGGAGGACTCGCTGCTGGTTGACTGGATCTGTCGCTACCTTTCCTCGGATCAAATAACTATAGTTCACTATTCTAAACCACAGTGG
- the LOC135666098 gene encoding uncharacterized protein LOC135666098 isoform X2 has product MLCLKAEALGDEMYSSSGAMPPVNLGRSIRRLMHKVGRGGGKSPHRSDPSASSSGMEAEKSSCGGREERRRKVCCYRSQLEQEVQILQKQLQEEINLHEALANALAKNAAPLLNSTDNIPDEIQELLHSIATLEITVSNLEEELVTLHLQICNERAERHVTEAHLGSPPLTPGPPSPSSDCKPEHIFSSSISKSQLTQTPISMQKYVLSGCEDSQSITDIRSMERCPEAEILRSRNASDEGTEMGASVQLSVEVELKNNFPIEDISNNPNKLSEEMVRCMRNIFLCLSGSSDIPPEMSSSEGFQSSPVEHLSSSSFMSFSDSSTMTSLFQSPEGIYQTDEVDKQMSSFDPYGVSYKMNWGNVGSYILAAEVSWMSVGKAQLQYAAESLKRYRFFVEQLTEVNPACMSLDQKLAFWINVYNALMMHAQSLALHKFKISKEHREYSVDSAEPLVVFALSCGMYSSPAVRIFTADNVQDELQNSMKDYIRASIGLSDKGKLLVPEMLHSFAKGVVEDSLLVDWICRYLSSDQITIVHYSKPQWKQRLLGVRSFSIIPFDSRFRYLFLPDKTS; this is encoded by the exons ATGCTGTGCCTCAAGGCAGAGGCTTTGGGTGACGAGATGTACTCTTCCAGTGGCGCTATGCCGCCCGTGAATCT TGGGAGGTCGATCCGGAGACTGATGCATAAGGTTGGGAGGGGTGGTGGGAAGAGCCCGCACCGCTCGGATCCATCCGCGTCCTCGTCCGGCATGGAG GCTGAGAAGAGCAGTTGTGGCGGAAGAGAAGAGAGGCGTCGGAAGGTGTGTTGTTACAGATCGCAGCTCGAACAAGAA GTTCAGATATTACAAAAGCAGCTACAAGAGGAGATCAATCTCCATGAGGCTTTGGCAAATGCTTTGGCCAAAAATGCTGCCCCTTTGTTGAACTCTACTGATAACATTCCAGATGAG ATTCAGGAACTTCTACACAGCATAGCCACACTGGAGATCACTGTTTCAAATCTAGAAGAGGAGTTGGTTACCTTGCATCTTCAGATTTGCAATGAAAGGGCTGAGAGACACGTCACTGAAGCTCATCTAGGATCCCCACCACTGACACCAGGGCCACCATCTCCATCTTCTGACTGTAAGCCAGAG CATATATTTTCCTCGAGCATTTCAAAGTCTCAATTAACTCAGACACCTATCTCAATGCAAAAATATGTATTATCTGGTTGTGAAGATTCACAGTCCATTACAGACATAAGATCGATGGAGAGATGTCCAGAGGCAGAG ATACTAAGATCACGCAATGCTAGTGATGAAGGGACAGAAATGGGTGCTTCTGTTCAACTATCTGTTGAAGTTGAATTGAAGAATAATTTTCCTATAGAAGACATATCGAACAACCCAAACAAGCTTTCAGAAGAAATGGTTCGATGCATGAGAAATATCTTTCTTTGTCTATCTGGATCATCAGACATCCCTCCAGAAATGTCTTCTTCAGAGGGCTTTCAGTCTTCCCCAGTCGAGCACCTATCTTCATCTTCTTTCATGTCTTTCTCAGACTCATCCACAATGACCTCACTATTTCAAAGTCCAGAAGGGATTTACCAAACGGATGAGGTAGATAAACAAATGTCTTCCTTTGATCCATATGGAGTTAGTTACAAAATGAACTGGGGGAATGTAGGAAGCTATATTTTGGCAGCTGAAGTCTCTTGGATGTCAGTTGGAAAAGCACAATTGCAATATGCTGCTGAGTCTCTGAAAAGATACAG GTTTTTTGTGGAGCAGTTGACAGAGGTGAATCCAGCTTGTATGAGTCTCGATCAGAAGCTTGCCTTTTGGATCAATGTTTATAATGCCTTAATGATGCAT GCTCAATCTCTGGCACTTCACAAATTTAAGATTTCTAAGGAGCACCGAGAGTACTCGGTTGACAGCGCTGAGCCCCTGGTAGTATTTGCCCTTAGTTGCGGAATGTATTCTTCACCTGCA GTGAGAATCTTCACTGCTGATAATGTTCAAGATGAGCTACAAAACTCCATGAAGGACTACATACGAGCATCGATAGGTTTAAGCGATAAGGGGAAGCTGTTAGTTCCAGAAATGCTGCATTCGTTTGCCAAGGGTGTTGTGGAGGACTCGCTGCTGGTTGACTGGATCTGTCGCTACCTTTCCTCGGATCAAATAACTATAGTTCACTATTCTAAACCACAGTGG
- the LOC135666085 gene encoding uncharacterized protein LOC135666085, protein MSALLEKSFGIAGQEKPRTGSCRLPDNVHQVILSYLPAKTFFRLQSVCKSFHQLSEESHFLLSQSYLCKVVSGFFTKSYSSFDSFLHVDPCAGVPRTFGKFLSKNNGFILGSADGLVFVRHDNRRATTHSLFVYNPARRTRCHLPAPSDMCLEGGIAAVTFMNDGEKVMKDYKLVYLSPTSEWNSFRRCQVYDSVAKMWTMDKHLDFGGAAIDLDHPVVYDETIFWVSTPRPLMMINRYVVAFDLRTKCTQIIRPPERMNIDRSDTIGIGKWEGKSVCLIHYRKSSRVFALELLEKSGNGAIRWVTVHEASLDRMGFKERLTVSFTMLCEVATTTLLVFATLEDAYTYSIKDGEIKKLGPLRSWITSLIPYSNTLRPCGEEEELFETT, encoded by the coding sequence ATGAGCGCTCTGCTCGAGAAAAGCTTCGGCATCGCGGGTCAGGAGAAGCCTAGAACCGGTAGTTGTCGGCTTCCCGACAACGTGCACCAAGTGATCCTCTCCTATCTCCCCGCAAAGACCTTCTTCAGACTCCAATCTGTTTGTAAGTCCTTCCATCAGCTCTCGGAAGAGTCTCATTTCCTCCTTTCACAATCATATCTTTGCAAAGTCGTCTCCGGATTCTTCACCAAGAGCTATAGTTCCTTCGACTCCTTTCTCCACGTTGACCCCTGCGCCGGCGTGCCCAGAACCTTTGGCAAATTCCTGAGCAAGAACAATGGCTTCATCCTTGGGTCAGCTGACGGCCTTGTCTTCGTCAGGCACGACAACCGCCGTGCTACTACCCATAGTTTATTTGTCTACAACCCGGCACGTAGGACTCGGTGTCATCTACCCGCACCATCGGACATGTGTCTGGAGGGTGGCATCGCGGCAGTGACCTTCATGAACGACGGAGAGAAGGTGATGAAAGACTACAAGCTGGTCTACCTCTCACCAACCTCGGAGTGGAACTCGTTTCGCCGCTGCCAGGTCTACGACTCGGTGGCAAAGatgtggacgatggacaagcaTCTCGACTTTGGAGGGGCCGCAATAGACTTGGATCACCCGGTGGTCTACGACGAGACCATATTTTGGGTGTCGACTCCGAGACCGCTCATGATGATTAATCGGTACGTCGTCGCTTTCGACCTGAGGACCAAGTGCACGCAGATCATCCGTCCGCCGGAAAGAATGAACATCGATCGCTCCGACACCATTGGGATCGGAAAGTGGGAGGGAAAGTCGGTTTGCCTGATTCATTACCGTAAGTCTTCTCGGGTGTTCGCTCTAGAGTTGCTGGAGAAGAGTGGCAACGGTGCGATACGTTGGGTGACGGTGCATGAGGCAAGCTTGGACCGGATGGGGTTCAAGGAACGACTCACCGTGTCGTTCACGATGCTGTGTGAGGTGGCGACGACTACGCTACTTGTTTTCGCTACACTTGAAGATGCATACACCTACAGTATAAAGGATGGAGAAATCAAGAAACTGGGACCGCTTAGATCGTGGATTACATCGTTGattccttactctaatacgcttcggccatgtgGTGAAGAAGAGGAGCTGTTCGAAACAACCTga
- the LOC135666086 gene encoding uncharacterized protein LOC135666086, translating into MPNDPHADPLGPVTHGEGEMLTSTPDRYWRLFNDLGMPPPLSTTDPPAVLPEAFLTLVKQVQGMMEIMQTVVPLIPEIRRLTDASADPPHLRPSTGQDATGETRDRAIHHEGSPTRVSPAPSRAARRRPEPDTVSSDSADSFLKVQFSQVNRRLDEFRRELQRSRDESSEDTSGGSPFVQEIQEKPVPLNFRVPALETYDDGSDSAEHIAAFRTQMALYGTSDALMCRTFPTTFRGPARAWFSRLRQSSIASFDQFAKEFEQNFLTSARPRPSIAALLALSQHEEETLAQFVTRFAAEIRGYSDTHPSLIMQAFLTGLKPSRFFWSLIEKPPATVPEMLHRANQYVAGEALAAGRRPVAKKSRTEQPRAATSSIDLRPHRRPDHPEQRLPRPPPLPLNTPRTEIFL; encoded by the coding sequence atgccGAACGATCCTCACGCCGACCCTCTCGGACCCGTCACCCACGGAGAAGGAGAAATGCTGACGTCAACGCCAGATCGTTATTGGCGCCTGTTCAACGACTTAGGGATGCCACCCCCATTATCCACGACCGACCCTCCAGCCGTACTGCCCGAGGCGTTCCTCACCCTCGTTAAGCAAGTGCAGGGAATGATGGAGATAATGCAGACCGTTGTCCCACTCATTCCCGAAATCAGGCGACTGACGGACGCCTCCGCAGACCCACCTCATCTAAGGCCGAGCACGGGACAGGATGCAACCGGTGAGACCCGAGACAGGGCCATCCACCACGAGGGTTCGCCCACGCGTGTCTCTCCTGCGCCCTCCCGAGCCGCACGGCGCCGCCCCGAGCCTGACACCGTATCGTCCGACTCGGCGGACAGTTTCCTTAAGGTACAGTTCTCCCAGGTCAATCGCCGCCTGGACGAGTTCCGACGCGAGCTCCAAAGGTCGCGGGACGAATCAAGCGAGGACACCTCGGGGGGGTCCCCTTTCGTTCAGGAAATACAAGAAAAACCTGTCCCCCTCAACTTTAGGGTGCCGGCCCTGGAAACGTACGACGACGGCTCCGACTCAGCAGAGCATATAGCCGCGTTCAGAACTCAGATGGCCCTTTACGGCACGTCCGACGCGCTGATGTGCCGTACGTTCCCGACCACCTTCAGAGGACCAGCACGCGCATGGTTCAGCCGGCTGCGACAATCCTCAATCGCATCTTTTGACCAGTTCGCCAAAgagttcgagcaaaacttcctTACCAGCGCGCGGCCTCGGCCTTCCATAGCCGCCCTGCTGGCACTATCGCAGCACGAAGAGGAAACGCTCGCGCAGTTTGTGACACGCTTTGCCGCGGAGATCCGCGGCTattcggacactcacccctctttgaTCATGCAGGCGTTCCTGACGGGGCTGAAACCctcgaggttcttctggtcactaATCGAGAAGCCGCCCGCCActgtccccgagatgctccaccgGGCCAACCAATACGTCGCCGGCGAAGCATTAGCAGCAGGAAGACGCCCGGTCGCGAAGAAATCGCGAACCGAGCAACCCCGAGCAGCCACCTCGTCGATCGACCTGCGACCCCATCGGAGGCCCGACCACCCTGAGCAGCGGCTCCCGAGACCTCCTCCCCTCCCACTCAACACACCtcgtaccgagatcttcctcTAG